A section of the Mycoplasmopsis synoviae ATCC 25204 genome encodes:
- the atpE gene encoding ATP synthase F0 subunit C — translation MNQLQNLAEALSASSPVSGTVQTVVDGNTTTTTTTNTGLGVVAVGAGLAMIGAIGSGLGQGYAAGKTVEAVGRNPEMISKIRATFIIGAGIAETASIYSFIVALLLIFVGK, via the coding sequence ATGAACCAATTACAAAATTTAGCAGAAGCTCTAAGTGCTTCATCACCAGTTTCAGGAACAGTTCAAACTGTTGTTGATGGTAACACTACCACAACTACTACTACAAATACCGGGCTAGGAGTAGTAGCAGTTGGTGCTGGACTTGCAATGATAGGAGCTATCGGTTCAGGTCTTGGCCAAGGATATGCTGCTGGTAAAACAGTAGAAGCTGTTGGAAGAAATCCTGAAATGATTTCTAAAATTCGTGCAACATTTATTATCGGGGCTGGAATTGCAGAAACTGCTTCAATTTATTCATTTATAGTTGCTTTACTACTTATATTTGTTGGAAAATAA
- a CDS encoding F0F1 ATP synthase subunit A gives MQEKNQNVILSNLWQWDQSQIISLILTVIIILVVSLIVFAKVTKVKPNQAPTGVALVAEMYVTMVDDNSYNGTSGNFAKARPYLFTLITFLTVGNMMSFFGLDPIATSYSVPLTLAIATWIGIFTVGIMYKKWSYLKEFVNPLDFVGKIPPVISLGFRMYGNITGGGTVVVLMYLIFGYLWTLVFKNSEWFFFGSLITPLFHFYFDVFDSLLQGYVFLTLTMVYWLNESGLDDVSTSQEEKQKLTFKEKMAKMLTFSKKEKASQAIY, from the coding sequence ATGCAAGAAAAAAATCAAAATGTGATTTTATCAAATCTATGACAATGAGATCAATCACAGATTATCTCTTTGATTTTAACTGTGATTATTATTCTAGTTGTTTCTTTGATTGTCTTTGCTAAAGTAACCAAAGTTAAGCCAAATCAGGCGCCAACGGGAGTAGCTCTTGTTGCCGAAATGTATGTGACAATGGTTGATGATAATTCATATAATGGAACCAGCGGAAATTTTGCTAAAGCTAGGCCTTATTTATTTACATTAATTACATTTTTAACAGTTGGTAACATGATGTCATTTTTTGGACTAGATCCGATTGCAACTTCATATTCAGTGCCGCTAACGCTAGCGATTGCAACTTGAATTGGAATTTTTACAGTTGGAATAATGTATAAAAAATGAAGTTATTTAAAAGAGTTTGTTAACCCACTTGATTTCGTTGGGAAAATTCCGCCAGTTATATCTCTTGGATTTCGTATGTATGGAAATATAACCGGTGGAGGAACTGTTGTGGTTTTAATGTATTTAATCTTTGGGTATTTATGAACACTAGTTTTTAAAAATAGCGAATGATTTTTCTTTGGATCGCTAATAACGCCACTATTTCACTTTTATTTTGACGTATTTGATAGCCTCTTGCAAGGATATGTCTTCTTGACGCTAACTATGGTTTATTGACTTAATGAATCAGGTTTAGATGATGTATCAACTTCACAAGAAGAAAAACAAAAATTAACCTTTAAAGAAAAAATGGCAAAAATGCTTACCTTTTCTAAAAAGGAAAAAGCCTCTCAGGCAATATACTAA
- the rpsB gene encoding 30S ribosomal protein S2 — protein sequence MNTKKEEVVSSPEATVEKKQTQSQTPIVSRDKLLEAGAYFGHKKQMWHPKMKEFIVPKRLNKNAHIIDIVKTQKYLEFAYSLVEKLAAKGVSFIFVGTKRQAKKTVKEAAERTNSLYVSERWLGGTLTNNSVIMKRVQKMNELDKKAEQGFKGYTKKEALLLQKQLDKLHQNLDGIKNMRRLPQVMIVTDLVEDKIAIQEAKKKKIKIIGIVDTNVDPTVIDFGIPANDDSSKSINLIVNILADAIAKTQGKKQMYAYQPDDKIVLSNPHELKKSEEASEVKAASTKEKLTEEASQ from the coding sequence TTGAATACAAAAAAAGAAGAAGTAGTTTCTTCACCTGAAGCTACAGTTGAAAAAAAACAAACTCAATCACAAACTCCTATTGTTTCTAGAGATAAACTTCTAGAAGCCGGAGCTTACTTTGGTCACAAAAAACAAATGTGACATCCTAAAATGAAGGAATTTATTGTTCCTAAAAGACTAAATAAAAATGCACATATTATTGATATTGTTAAAACTCAAAAATATCTTGAATTTGCATATAGTCTTGTTGAAAAATTAGCAGCTAAAGGTGTTTCATTTATTTTTGTTGGAACCAAAAGACAAGCTAAAAAAACTGTTAAAGAAGCTGCTGAAAGAACAAATTCACTTTACGTTTCAGAAAGATGACTTGGTGGTACATTAACCAATAACTCAGTTATTATGAAGCGTGTTCAAAAAATGAACGAGCTTGATAAAAAAGCTGAACAAGGTTTCAAAGGTTACACCAAAAAAGAAGCTCTTTTATTACAAAAACAATTAGATAAGTTACACCAAAACTTAGATGGAATTAAAAACATGAGAAGACTTCCACAAGTTATGATCGTAACCGATTTAGTAGAAGATAAAATTGCTATTCAAGAAGCTAAGAAGAAAAAAATTAAAATTATTGGAATCGTTGATACTAACGTAGATCCAACAGTTATTGATTTTGGAATTCCAGCAAACGATGATTCATCTAAATCAATTAACTTAATTGTTAACATCTTAGCTGATGCGATTGCTAAAACACAAGGTAAAAAGCAAATGTATGCTTACCAGCCTGATGATAAAATCGTTTTATCAAATCCTCATGAACTAAAAAAATCTGAAGAAGCATCTGAAGTTAAAGCTGCTTCTACAAAAGAAAAACTTACAGAAGAAGCGAGCCAATAA
- the tsf gene encoding translation elongation factor Ts, translated as MSQNKLELIKELRQRTNSALGDVKKALEATDYNIEAAIKWLKENGIVKAAKKSGRLASEGVVSAHGTLTQSLLLEVNSETDFVAQNEKFMTLVKNVTESVFKAGASTLEEALQVKVSDSETVEQALTDATAVIGEKITLRRVLASKAKEGHVLGTYLHANNRVAAVVEVTGSNSEVAKNVAMHLAAMNPEFVLVSDIPEDRMQEIKKAFEAPKDFDKKPAQIQERILSGWLDKQLGEVVLEKQPFVMEDSLTVAKYLANANAKLVSARRYEVGEGLEKVQSNFAEEVASMTK; from the coding sequence ATGTCACAAAACAAACTAGAATTAATTAAAGAATTACGTCAAAGAACTAACTCAGCTCTTGGTGATGTTAAAAAAGCTTTAGAAGCTACAGATTACAATATTGAAGCTGCAATTAAATGATTAAAAGAAAACGGAATCGTTAAAGCTGCTAAAAAATCAGGAAGATTAGCGTCTGAAGGTGTTGTATCAGCGCATGGAACTCTAACACAATCATTATTACTTGAAGTTAATTCAGAAACTGACTTTGTGGCTCAAAATGAAAAATTCATGACTCTTGTTAAAAACGTTACAGAAAGCGTTTTTAAAGCTGGAGCATCTACTTTAGAAGAAGCTCTTCAAGTTAAAGTTTCAGATAGCGAAACTGTAGAACAAGCTCTAACTGATGCAACCGCAGTTATCGGTGAAAAAATTACTCTAAGAAGAGTTTTAGCATCAAAGGCTAAAGAAGGTCATGTTTTAGGAACATATCTTCACGCAAACAACAGAGTTGCAGCTGTAGTTGAAGTTACAGGAAGCAATTCAGAAGTTGCTAAAAACGTTGCAATGCACCTTGCTGCTATGAATCCAGAATTCGTTTTAGTTAGCGATATTCCAGAAGATAGAATGCAAGAAATTAAAAAAGCATTTGAAGCACCAAAAGACTTCGATAAAAAACCTGCTCAAATTCAAGAAAGAATTCTTTCAGGATGACTTGACAAACAACTTGGTGAAGTAGTTTTAGAAAAACAACCATTTGTTATGGAAGATTCTCTAACAGTTGCTAAATACTTAGCAAATGCTAATGCTAAATTAGTATCAGCTCGCCGTTACGAAGTAGGTGAAGGTCTTGAAAAAGTTCAAAGTAATTTCGCTGAAGAAGTTGCTTCAATGACAAAATAA
- a CDS encoding UU173 family protein, with translation MWKMYNFFMQKIININLSLFKRVFLLNPALIFAKSAIEAEFQNLNKEEILLDSNSDSEQALADDEIDLGDLTLYTEFLESDDGSTKQKYFSLSKSVSDKMFKKYVELAQKWYSKKYKFKAKEIEYIGIKSSLENKINSTKEAIKDDSKKLIFNPSFSFSEEEKDLIFNFNSTAFAYDKVNKKIVLLNFSKTSKFKFYFDFFYVSNIVKKWNLDVRNFSVIIIDPFTTIKRNFKQKELLFYEAFGAAFTKTATISKNKNFSVNNKEFNYALKLTGDEIYFYESNYKDPNPRYSFFNAVNLYKSLYTNSYQIETQNFSEFENYDNYLEILNSPKLKLKKLIDTEKQNTKKPLLYNFLDFYIYINLIKKAYLIFGENLNLDAARHFFANSQNKYVSQADKFKHLETKALEWLETKNKFNSRKKDFLNENIELTFEFDYNDSFSKEEISQLTSIFLKEKYEISANLMRLSKKGLNKLRLNDVIKSKEIFSKFENFVNPISVNLIRNLHLKGKKIIWYDYEGFSSILPVLTFTNPHQQLVNQVSIIQTINGNETYTKNLVFDTFEFKYQDLVEIIENIYSDKSDYYIVYNKAYENTRNKEIGNLVTKVLASNSEEFDEFKLWFNQKYSDVSEFLKKIEHINSNTIDLADFFTHSRIKFNSEFLENHLSVDKNLFKFFKVSENEITFYDSALKEEFLKIEKVFLTDLKYFYSIKRIEKFITKYKIELKNKIKEYKNLEIQNGYMAMNEAINRHWKTTNNATWKRISLYLKEYCENDVRAMMMLYDFLMLLFYKIDANLKNIEFNISLSESQNDFLYKYENDGYQIYYQDKLKN, from the coding sequence ATGTGAAAAATGTATAATTTTTTCATGCAAAAAATCATCAATATAAATCTAAGTTTATTTAAGCGAGTATTCTTGCTTAATCCAGCACTAATATTTGCCAAAAGCGCTATCGAAGCTGAATTTCAAAATTTAAATAAAGAAGAAATTTTATTAGATTCAAATTCAGATTCAGAACAAGCTTTAGCAGATGATGAAATAGATTTAGGTGATTTAACTTTATATACAGAATTTCTTGAAAGTGATGATGGTTCTACAAAACAAAAATATTTTTCACTTTCAAAAAGCGTTAGTGACAAAATGTTTAAAAAATATGTAGAGCTAGCGCAAAAATGATATTCAAAAAAATACAAATTTAAAGCCAAAGAAATTGAATATATTGGAATTAAATCTAGTTTAGAAAATAAAATAAATTCAACTAAAGAAGCTATAAAAGATGATTCAAAAAAATTAATTTTTAATCCTAGTTTTTCTTTTAGTGAAGAAGAAAAAGATTTAATATTTAATTTTAATTCAACTGCATTTGCATATGATAAAGTAAATAAAAAAATTGTTTTATTAAACTTTTCTAAAACTTCAAAATTTAAGTTTTATTTCGACTTTTTTTATGTATCTAATATCGTTAAAAAATGAAATTTAGACGTTAGAAATTTTTCAGTAATAATAATTGATCCTTTTACTACTATTAAAAGAAATTTTAAACAAAAAGAATTATTATTCTACGAAGCTTTTGGAGCGGCATTTACTAAAACCGCTACTATTTCAAAAAATAAAAACTTTTCAGTTAATAATAAAGAATTTAATTATGCACTAAAACTAACTGGTGATGAGATTTATTTTTACGAATCAAATTATAAAGATCCAAATCCTAGATATAGTTTTTTTAATGCGGTTAATTTATATAAAAGTTTATATACAAATTCATATCAAATAGAAACTCAAAATTTTAGCGAATTTGAAAATTATGATAATTATTTAGAAATTTTAAATTCGCCTAAATTAAAATTAAAAAAATTAATTGATACTGAAAAACAAAATACAAAAAAACCGCTTTTATATAATTTTTTAGATTTTTATATTTATATTAATTTAATTAAAAAAGCTTATCTAATTTTTGGTGAAAATTTAAATTTAGATGCAGCTAGACATTTCTTTGCAAATAGCCAAAATAAATACGTTAGTCAAGCTGATAAATTTAAGCATTTAGAAACTAAAGCTCTAGAATGACTTGAGACAAAAAATAAATTTAATTCAAGAAAAAAAGATTTCTTAAATGAAAATATAGAATTGACTTTTGAATTCGATTACAATGATTCTTTTTCAAAAGAAGAAATAAGTCAATTAACTTCAATCTTTTTAAAAGAAAAATATGAAATCAGCGCGAATTTAATGCGTCTATCTAAGAAAGGTCTTAATAAATTAAGATTAAATGACGTTATAAAATCAAAAGAAATTTTTTCTAAATTTGAGAATTTTGTAAATCCAATTAGCGTAAATTTAATTAGAAATCTTCATTTAAAAGGTAAAAAAATTATCTGATATGACTATGAAGGTTTTAGTAGCATTTTACCGGTTTTAACTTTTACTAATCCGCACCAGCAACTTGTTAATCAAGTTTCTATAATTCAAACCATAAATGGAAATGAAACTTATACTAAAAACTTAGTATTTGATACTTTTGAGTTTAAATATCAAGATCTTGTTGAAATAATTGAAAATATATATTCAGATAAAAGCGATTATTATATTGTCTACAACAAAGCTTATGAAAATACCAGAAACAAAGAAATTGGTAATTTAGTTACAAAAGTTTTAGCTTCAAATTCAGAAGAATTTGATGAATTTAAATTATGATTCAACCAAAAATATTCAGATGTTAGCGAGTTTCTAAAAAAAATAGAACATATCAATTCAAATACAATAGATCTTGCAGATTTTTTCACTCATTCTAGAATTAAATTTAATAGCGAATTTTTAGAAAACCATCTTTCAGTTGATAAAAATCTTTTTAAATTCTTTAAAGTTAGCGAAAATGAAATCACTTTCTACGATAGCGCTTTAAAAGAAGAATTTTTAAAAATTGAAAAAGTATTTTTAACAGATTTAAAATACTTTTATTCAATTAAAAGAATTGAAAAATTTATCACCAAATATAAAATAGAACTTAAAAATAAAATTAAAGAATATAAAAATTTAGAAATTCAAAATGGATATATGGCTATGAATGAAGCTATAAATCGTCATTGAAAAACAACTAATAATGCTACTTGAAAAAGAATTTCACTTTATTTAAAAGAATACTGTGAAAATGACGTTAGAGCCATGATGATGCTTTATGATTTTTTAATGCTTCTGTTTTATAAAATAGATGCAAATTTAAAAAACATAGAATTCAATATCAGCCTATCAGAAAGTCAAAACGATTTTCTCTACAAATACGAAAATGATGGCTATCAAATTTACTATCAAGACAAATTAAAAAACTAG
- a CDS encoding MAGa3780 family membrane protein has translation MTNHFPFFQWKKYRKISLFAGILILLIALFVTLSNWVLDVRGLNNSLSKLSASARQEIIYADAAPSVLATLWKNTLTFTHMSNYALGIIWILFALYPTKWHSQRAAYLITVYITITFLVYWGLIFPQIFKGGIGPFKTFLTTLVHAINPIIGFSLITYNRKRITISKGTFFGLIPIMVIYYGFALVSFLIGQNTADNFAGLKKSPDSDVLINHQNGQKLVDNVIYEFLNILHPFFYQGDNLAIVVAINFGLVVGGILFTLLLGFIWKVSLRLKWDRENKAHLVY, from the coding sequence ATGACTAATCATTTCCCATTTTTTCAATGAAAAAAATATCGTAAAATTTCTCTTTTTGCAGGGATTTTAATTCTATTAATCGCTTTATTTGTTACTTTATCAAACTGAGTTTTAGATGTGAGAGGACTTAATAACTCGCTTTCTAAATTATCAGCTTCAGCAAGACAGGAAATTATTTATGCTGATGCGGCCCCTTCGGTGCTAGCTACTTTATGAAAAAACACTTTAACCTTTACTCATATGAGTAATTACGCGCTTGGAATTATTTGAATTTTATTTGCGCTTTATCCTACAAAGTGACATAGCCAAAGAGCTGCTTATTTAATTACTGTATATATAACAATTACATTTTTAGTTTATTGAGGACTTATTTTTCCACAAATTTTTAAAGGTGGAATTGGCCCATTTAAAACATTTTTAACAACACTAGTTCATGCTATTAATCCAATTATAGGTTTTAGCTTAATTACTTACAATAGAAAAAGAATAACAATTTCTAAAGGCACATTTTTTGGACTTATTCCAATAATGGTAATTTACTATGGTTTTGCTTTGGTTTCATTTTTAATCGGGCAAAATACAGCAGATAATTTTGCTGGACTTAAAAAATCTCCAGATAGTGATGTTTTAATAAATCACCAAAATGGACAAAAACTAGTAGATAACGTTATTTATGAATTTTTAAATATTCTTCATCCATTTTTCTACCAAGGTGATAACTTAGCAATTGTAGTTGCAATTAATTTTGGATTAGTAGTTGGCGGTATTTTATTTACACTTCTACTTGGCTTTATTTGAAAAGTTTCACTTAGATTAAAATGAGATAGAGAAAATAAAGCACATTTGGTATATTAA
- a CDS encoding pseudouridine synthase: protein MKIRIEKFIADSTLYTRNEIKKLISKGLVKVNDLIIKKSQSIDPKLDKIYLEGILLEAREEFSYIMMNKPAGYICANFDWNKQVVFELLLDLEMNLKDFFTIGRLDIDTEGLLIITNDGKLSHNLLSPKKHIPKTYYVELDKPLEKNIKELLEKELLIDEIKYKKSILNNISNNKCEITIFEGKFHQIKIIFSHFGYKVTYLKRIKMNNLSLDENLKSGEYKFLTKEELDLLKN, encoded by the coding sequence ATGAAAATACGAATTGAAAAATTTATCGCAGATTCTACTTTATATACTAGAAACGAAATTAAGAAATTAATTTCAAAAGGTTTAGTTAAAGTTAATGACTTAATAATTAAAAAATCACAGTCAATTGATCCTAAGCTAGATAAAATTTATTTAGAAGGAATTCTTCTCGAGGCCAGAGAAGAATTTTCTTATATCATGATGAATAAACCTGCCGGATATATCTGTGCTAATTTCGATTGAAATAAACAAGTTGTTTTTGAACTTCTTCTTGATTTAGAAATGAATCTAAAAGACTTTTTTACAATCGGAAGACTAGATATCGATACCGAAGGATTATTAATTATTACTAACGATGGAAAGCTAAGTCATAATCTCCTTTCTCCAAAAAAACATATTCCAAAAACCTATTATGTAGAGCTAGATAAACCGCTAGAGAAAAACATAAAAGAATTACTTGAAAAAGAACTTTTAATCGATGAAATTAAATATAAAAAATCGATATTAAATAATATTTCAAATAACAAATGTGAAATTACTATCTTTGAAGGAAAATTTCATCAAATTAAAATTATTTTTTCTCACTTTGGATATAAAGTTACTTATTTAAAAAGAATAAAAATGAATAATTTATCTTTAGATGAAAATCTAAAGTCAGGTGAATATAAATTTTTAACTAAAGAGGAATTGGACTTATTAAAAAATTAA
- the rplJ gene encoding 50S ribosomal protein L10 produces the protein MKESSLKLAKKVTVSEITNKISSAKAIAFAEYRGLTVAQLKEMRVEAKKVGVELKVYKNRLFKLATDKLGYDLSSFLVGANIFAFSNDDDMSAAKLLVKFAKKHKEFVVLKAGTFEGKVVDTQELKKVAALPSYEEALTILARSLMAPLQQLSLGLKLVSEQKSN, from the coding sequence ATGAAAGAATCTAGCTTAAAATTAGCAAAAAAAGTAACAGTTAGCGAAATAACTAACAAAATTTCAAGTGCTAAAGCAATTGCTTTTGCAGAATATCGCGGATTAACTGTTGCCCAGTTAAAAGAAATGAGAGTCGAAGCTAAAAAAGTAGGCGTTGAACTTAAAGTTTATAAAAATCGTTTATTTAAATTAGCAACCGATAAATTAGGTTATGACTTATCAAGTTTCTTAGTTGGGGCAAATATTTTTGCTTTTTCTAACGATGATGATATGTCGGCTGCAAAATTACTTGTTAAATTTGCAAAAAAACACAAAGAATTTGTAGTTTTAAAAGCCGGTACATTTGAAGGAAAAGTAGTTGACACACAAGAACTTAAAAAAGTGGCAGCTCTTCCAAGCTACGAAGAGGCACTTACCATTCTTGCTCGTTCACTTATGGCACCTTTACAACAACTTTCACTAGGACTAAAACTAGTTAGTGAACAAAAATCAAATTAA
- the rplL gene encoding 50S ribosomal protein L7/L12 — MAKLTKETFVESLKEMSIKEVMELVEAMKEEFGVDPTAAVAVAVAPGEAAEAAKTSVKVVLKADNGKKVQIIKAVKDLLGGSLMDAKKIVDNLPAVVKENIKPEEAEPIRAALVEAGAEVSVE, encoded by the coding sequence ATGGCAAAACTTACTAAAGAAACTTTTGTTGAATCTCTAAAAGAGATGTCAATTAAAGAAGTTATGGAACTTGTAGAAGCAATGAAAGAAGAATTTGGAGTTGATCCTACTGCGGCTGTTGCTGTTGCTGTTGCTCCTGGAGAAGCTGCTGAAGCTGCTAAAACTAGCGTTAAAGTGGTTCTTAAAGCTGATAACGGTAAAAAAGTTCAAATTATTAAAGCTGTTAAAGATCTTCTTGGTGGAAGCTTAATGGACGCTAAAAAAATCGTTGACAATCTTCCTGCAGTTGTTAAAGAAAACATCAAACCAGAAGAAGCAGAACCTATTAGAGCTGCTCTTGTTGAAGCTGGTGCTGAAGTTTCAGTTGAATAA
- the asnS gene encoding asparagine--tRNA ligase — MDIKDILLKPKSYDQSELTISGWVSYFRGNEKVCFVEINDGSTIKNLQVVFKGFDFKLLENLKPGSATVIKGKILHTPGKSQEVEMQALELVDYKKADEDYPIQNKEIKLETLREIPHLRHRTKVLRAVMLIRSTLAQEIHKYFIDKNFYYMNSPIITSNDGEGAGETFEVYGSEIKHFFGKNNKATLGVTGQLHGESYAVGFKKIYTFAPTFRAENSNTKKHLAEFWMVEPEVAFANLYDMINLAQNLLKNVLEKTLEKNKFEFEFLSEFLNINLKERIELFTKSDLKIVDYRDAIKELEKHKDKFENKDIKFGLDLGTEHERYLVESIFKCPIALINFPKAFKAFYMHQNDDGNTVAAFDLLIPQVGELIGGSQREVRYEKLKQRINELNISEKDFKWYLDLRRFGDMGSSGFGLGFERLVVYATGIENIRDSIPYPRTVDNIKM, encoded by the coding sequence ATGGATATTAAAGACATTTTACTTAAGCCAAAAAGCTACGATCAAAGCGAGTTAACCATCTCAGGATGAGTTTCATATTTTAGAGGAAATGAAAAAGTTTGCTTTGTAGAAATAAACGATGGAAGCACTATTAAAAACTTGCAAGTTGTATTTAAAGGTTTTGATTTTAAATTGCTAGAAAATCTAAAGCCAGGATCAGCTACAGTTATCAAAGGAAAAATTCTTCACACTCCTGGCAAAAGTCAAGAAGTTGAAATGCAAGCGCTAGAGCTAGTTGACTATAAAAAAGCCGATGAAGACTATCCGATTCAAAATAAAGAAATAAAGCTTGAAACTTTAAGAGAAATTCCTCATCTTAGACATAGAACTAAAGTGTTAAGAGCAGTAATGCTAATTAGATCAACTCTAGCTCAAGAAATTCATAAGTATTTTATCGATAAAAATTTCTACTATATGAACTCTCCTATCATTACTTCAAATGATGGAGAAGGCGCAGGCGAGACTTTTGAAGTTTATGGATCAGAAATTAAGCATTTCTTTGGGAAAAATAATAAAGCAACTCTAGGAGTAACCGGACAGCTTCACGGAGAAAGCTACGCGGTTGGTTTTAAAAAAATTTATACCTTTGCACCTACCTTTAGAGCTGAAAATTCAAATACCAAAAAACACCTTGCCGAGTTTTGAATGGTAGAGCCTGAAGTCGCATTTGCTAATTTATATGACATGATAAATTTAGCGCAGAATCTACTTAAAAACGTACTTGAAAAAACGCTAGAGAAAAATAAATTTGAATTTGAATTTTTAAGCGAGTTTTTAAATATTAATCTTAAAGAAAGAATAGAGCTTTTCACTAAAAGCGATCTTAAAATAGTTGACTATAGAGACGCTATTAAAGAACTAGAAAAACACAAAGATAAATTCGAAAACAAAGACATTAAATTTGGGCTTGACCTAGGAACCGAACACGAAAGATATTTAGTTGAAAGCATTTTCAAATGCCCTATAGCACTGATAAACTTCCCTAAAGCTTTTAAAGCCTTTTATATGCATCAAAATGATGATGGTAATACAGTGGCCGCATTTGATCTTTTAATTCCACAAGTGGGGGAATTAATCGGTGGATCTCAAAGAGAAGTAAGATACGAAAAACTAAAACAAAGAATCAACGAATTAAATATCTCAGAAAAAGACTTCAAATGATATTTAGATCTTAGAAGATTTGGAGATATGGGATCATCAGGTTTTGGACTCGGCTTTGAACGCCTAGTGGTCTACGCTACCGGCATTGAAAACATTAGAGACTCAATTCCATATCCAAGAACTGTTGACAACATCAAAATGTAG